One segment of Deltaproteobacteria bacterium DNA contains the following:
- a CDS encoding OPT/YSL family transporter, translating into MAKPGDQGGAGKPDSMTMAFKTAQPAEAPPAEEKEFLGIDTTGKTAEEIELEWFENHYHGEIPQLTVRAVLMGAVLGGVMSLSNLYVGLKTGWGLGVAITACILSFSIGAGLRKIGVLKSNLTILENNCMQSTASSAGYSTGGTMVSAIAALLLIRGEHLPFWTLMLWTFFLAVLGVMMAVPMKRQMVNVEQLRFPSGLAAAETLRSLYASGEAAVKKARSLFMAGGLGLVIAWFRDNPLAWWKFKIPGMLELPGMMKGAPMMKWTIGIEMSLIMVAAGAIIGIRVAWSMLAGAVLNYFYLAPKMYEQGVITQLGYRPIVSWSLWGGTALMVTSGLLAFAFQWRTIGRAFSGMTGMLRPGSAKKKDPRVAKMDEIEVPGSWFVAGVAVATIGVVAIQIISFSISWWMGLISVFMSFFLAVVACRATGETDITPIGAMGKITQLTYGVLAPANMTTNLMTACVTAGAASSSADLLTDLKSGYLLGANPRKQFIAQFLGIFAGAAVIVPAFYILVPTASVLGTDQFPAPAAQVWKGVAELLANGLTSLHITARWALAIGGLVGLAIPILEKLLPAKARPFIPSAMGLGLAFVIPFFNTLSMFIGALIAWTLAKAKKEFAETYTVPVASGLIAGESIMGIAIALMSALGLGGNGGGH; encoded by the coding sequence ATGGCGAAACCGGGCGATCAGGGCGGTGCGGGCAAACCGGATTCCATGACCATGGCGTTCAAGACGGCGCAGCCGGCCGAAGCGCCGCCCGCCGAGGAGAAGGAGTTTCTCGGCATCGACACCACGGGCAAGACGGCGGAGGAGATCGAGCTGGAGTGGTTCGAAAACCACTACCACGGCGAGATCCCGCAGCTCACGGTGCGCGCGGTGCTGATGGGCGCCGTACTGGGCGGCGTGATGAGCCTGTCGAACCTCTACGTCGGCCTCAAGACCGGCTGGGGCCTCGGCGTTGCGATCACCGCGTGCATCCTGTCGTTTTCCATCGGCGCGGGCTTGCGCAAGATCGGCGTGCTCAAATCCAACCTGACGATCCTCGAAAACAACTGCATGCAATCCACGGCGAGCAGCGCGGGGTATTCCACCGGCGGCACGATGGTCAGCGCCATCGCGGCGCTGCTGCTGATTCGCGGCGAGCACCTCCCGTTCTGGACGCTCATGCTCTGGACGTTCTTCCTCGCGGTCCTTGGCGTCATGATGGCCGTGCCCATGAAGCGGCAGATGGTCAACGTCGAGCAGCTCCGTTTCCCCAGCGGTCTCGCCGCGGCCGAGACGCTGCGTTCGCTGTATGCGTCCGGCGAGGCGGCGGTGAAAAAGGCGCGCAGCCTGTTCATGGCGGGCGGGCTCGGTCTCGTCATTGCGTGGTTTCGCGACAACCCGCTCGCGTGGTGGAAGTTCAAGATTCCCGGCATGCTCGAACTCCCCGGTATGATGAAGGGCGCGCCGATGATGAAGTGGACCATCGGCATCGAAATGAGCCTCATCATGGTGGCCGCCGGGGCGATCATCGGCATCCGCGTGGCGTGGAGCATGCTCGCCGGTGCGGTGCTCAACTACTTCTATCTCGCTCCGAAGATGTACGAGCAGGGCGTCATCACGCAGCTCGGCTATCGTCCCATCGTGTCGTGGAGCCTGTGGGGCGGAACCGCGCTGATGGTGACGTCGGGCTTGCTCGCATTCGCATTTCAGTGGCGCACCATCGGCCGCGCGTTTTCGGGAATGACCGGCATGTTGCGTCCGGGATCGGCCAAGAAAAAGGATCCGCGGGTCGCGAAAATGGACGAGATCGAAGTGCCGGGCTCGTGGTTCGTCGCGGGCGTGGCGGTGGCAACGATCGGCGTCGTCGCGATTCAGATCATCAGCTTCTCCATCTCGTGGTGGATGGGCCTGATCTCCGTGTTCATGAGCTTCTTCCTCGCGGTCGTCGCCTGCCGCGCGACGGGCGAGACGGATATCACGCCGATCGGCGCGATGGGCAAGATCACGCAGCTCACCTACGGCGTGCTCGCCCCGGCGAACATGACGACGAACCTGATGACGGCGTGCGTGACCGCCGGCGCGGCGAGCTCGTCCGCCGACCTGCTCACCGACCTCAAGTCCGGCTATCTGCTCGGCGCGAATCCGCGCAAGCAGTTCATCGCGCAGTTTCTCGGCATCTTCGCGGGTGCGGCGGTGATCGTCCCCGCATTCTACATTCTCGTGCCGACCGCGAGCGTGCTGGGAACCGACCAGTTCCCCGCCCCGGCCGCCCAGGTGTGGAAGGGCGTCGCCGAGCTGCTTGCCAACGGACTGACCAGCCTGCACATCACCGCGCGGTGGGCGCTGGCCATCGGCGGCCTTGTCGGCCTCGCGATTCCGATCCTCGAAAAGCTGCTGCCCGCGAAGGCGCGGCCGTTCATTCCCTCGGCCATGGGCCTCGGCCTCGCGTTCGTGATTCCATTCTTCAACACGCTCTCGATGTTCATCGGCGCGCTGATCGCATGGACGCTCGCCAAGGCGAAGAAGGAATTCGCCGAAACCTACACGGTACCGGTGGCGTCGGGCTTGATCGCGGGCGAGAGCATCATGGGCATCGCCATCGCGCTCATGAGCGCCCTCGGCCTGGGAGGCAACGGCGGCGGGCACTAG
- a CDS encoding low specificity L-threonine aldolase, with translation MSTLPDIEPSDRESVVDLRSDTVTQPDAGMREAMARAVVGDDVFRDDPTVLSLEERVATMLGKEAALFFPTGTMSNSAALKIHTRPGDEVLCDEACHIFNYESGHAAAISGVQLHPVRGHHGALSPEQLKLRVRPDNVHTPPTRLVTIENTHNRHGGRVIPVASMKALFEWTRGIGIAVHLDGARLWNAAVALGEPVRDLAKYGDTVSVCLSKGLGAPAGSVLSGPAPLIKAALRVRKMLGGAMRQAGVLAAAGHYALDHNLPMLAADHLHAKRLAGEIAKLPGVELNAAEVETNIIILKVMEPWTAPHLATVLGEYGVRVGTINDETIRIVTNLNVDARMIDRAIEVFQRVLADAAPTEPERKDF, from the coding sequence ATGAGCACACTTCCCGACATTGAACCGTCCGACCGCGAGTCGGTCGTCGATCTTCGTTCCGACACGGTGACGCAGCCCGACGCAGGGATGCGCGAGGCGATGGCGCGCGCCGTGGTGGGCGACGATGTCTTCCGCGACGACCCCACGGTGCTTTCGCTCGAGGAGCGCGTCGCGACGATGCTCGGCAAGGAGGCCGCGCTGTTTTTCCCCACGGGCACGATGAGCAACAGCGCCGCGCTGAAAATCCACACGCGCCCAGGCGACGAGGTGCTGTGCGACGAGGCGTGCCACATCTTCAACTACGAATCGGGCCACGCGGCGGCGATCAGCGGCGTGCAGCTCCATCCCGTGCGCGGCCACCACGGAGCGCTTTCGCCCGAGCAGCTCAAGCTGCGGGTGCGGCCGGACAATGTGCACACGCCGCCCACCCGGCTCGTGACCATCGAAAACACGCACAACCGCCACGGCGGGCGCGTCATCCCCGTCGCGTCGATGAAGGCGCTGTTCGAGTGGACGCGCGGGATCGGCATCGCCGTGCATCTCGACGGCGCGCGGCTGTGGAACGCGGCGGTGGCGCTGGGCGAGCCGGTGCGCGACCTCGCGAAATACGGCGACACGGTGAGCGTGTGCCTGTCGAAGGGCCTGGGCGCGCCGGCGGGCTCGGTGCTGAGCGGCCCCGCGCCGCTCATCAAGGCGGCGCTGCGCGTGCGCAAGATGCTGGGCGGCGCGATGCGTCAGGCGGGCGTGCTGGCGGCGGCGGGGCACTACGCGCTCGACCATAACCTGCCCATGCTCGCGGCCGATCACCTGCACGCCAAACGCCTCGCCGGCGAGATCGCGAAGCTGCCAGGCGTCGAACTGAACGCCGCCGAGGTCGAGACGAACATCATCATTTTGAAGGTGATGGAACCGTGGACCGCGCCGCACCTCGCGACGGTGCTCGGCGAATACGGCGTGCGCGTGGGCACGATCAACGACGAGACGATCCGCATCGTCACGAACCTGAACGTGGACGCGCGGATGATCGACCGGGCAATCGAGGTGTTCCAACGGGTCCTGGCCGACGCCGCCCCTACGGAGCCGGAGCGCAAGGACTTTTAG
- a CDS encoding TatD family hydrolase, with translation MESSPAIAFIDTHCHLESEKFDADRDAVIDRALASGVTRMICVATNARDARAVSDLAARRPEVFMALGLHPHDAKSATPDMMADFERMADGPKVVAWGEIGLDYHYDFSPRDVQRRVFVDQIHLARKHDLPIVIHSREADDDTLAILADEADGPYRGVFHCFAGDVAMAERVMEMGFALSFTGTVTFKPEMPSHAVIRRAGLGHVMTETDAPYMAPKPDRGKRCEPAHVVRVAEKFAELFGVPVGDVARSALATARRVFPRLV, from the coding sequence ATGGAATCCTCGCCCGCCATCGCATTCATCGACACGCACTGCCATCTCGAATCCGAGAAATTCGACGCCGACCGCGACGCCGTGATCGACCGCGCCCTCGCGTCCGGGGTGACGCGCATGATCTGCGTGGCGACGAACGCCCGTGACGCGCGCGCCGTTTCGGATCTCGCCGCGCGGCGGCCCGAGGTCTTCATGGCGCTCGGCCTGCATCCGCACGACGCGAAATCGGCGACGCCCGACATGATGGCCGATTTCGAGCGCATGGCCGATGGACCCAAGGTCGTGGCGTGGGGCGAGATCGGTCTCGACTATCATTACGATTTCAGCCCGCGCGACGTGCAGCGCCGCGTATTCGTCGATCAGATCCATCTCGCACGTAAACACGATCTGCCGATCGTCATTCATTCGCGGGAGGCGGACGACGACACGCTCGCGATCCTTGCCGACGAGGCCGACGGTCCCTATCGCGGCGTGTTTCATTGCTTCGCGGGCGACGTGGCGATGGCCGAGCGCGTGATGGAGATGGGCTTCGCCCTCAGCTTCACGGGAACGGTGACGTTCAAACCCGAGATGCCGTCGCACGCGGTGATCCGCCGCGCGGGACTGGGCCACGTGATGACCGAAACCGACGCGCCCTACATGGCGCCCAAGCCCGACCGCGGCAAGCGCTGCGAGCCCGCGCACGTGGTGCGCGTGGCCGAAAAATTCGCGGAACTGTTCGGCGTTCCCGTGGGCGATGTCGCGCGCTCGGCGCTCGCCACCGCGCGGCGCGTCTTCCCCCGGCTGGTGTGA
- the rsfS gene encoding ribosome silencing factor: protein MTHALAKLAYDVVILDVGGLCSYTDAIIVCHGTSTRQAATVAEHVIERMKKENVYPLGREGEREGQWVVIDYGDVVMHIFHEPIRTHYDLEGVWADAPRGRASSSAEGVHVVWPRKRRKSPDKAAESDAAEATE from the coding sequence GTGACGCACGCGCTGGCCAAGCTCGCTTACGACGTCGTCATCCTCGACGTCGGCGGGCTGTGTTCGTACACCGACGCCATCATCGTCTGCCACGGCACCAGCACGCGCCAGGCCGCGACCGTGGCCGAGCACGTGATCGAGCGGATGAAGAAGGAAAACGTCTATCCGCTCGGCCGCGAAGGCGAGCGCGAAGGCCAGTGGGTGGTCATCGACTACGGCGACGTGGTCATGCACATCTTCCACGAGCCGATCCGCACCCATTACGATCTCGAAGGCGTGTGGGCCGACGCCCCGCGCGGGCGGGCGTCCTCCAGCGCCGAGGGCGTGCACGTCGTCTGGCCGCGCAAGCGGCGCAAGAGCCCGGACAAGGCCGCCGAGTCGGATGCCGCCGAAGCTACCGAATGA
- a CDS encoding helix-turn-helix domain-containing protein, which yields MIRNETEYQEAVRRLQDERARLCNHKVHLEAMGLGPDEVKRAIDPLQSFHEQLAEEVESYERLRRGDIAETMNLHGLGQALVALRIARGLTQRELASRLGVHESQVSRDERNEYHNITVARASRILDVLGVRMRGLFEQPLAPQPTLGGPPIVG from the coding sequence ATGATCCGAAACGAAACCGAATATCAGGAGGCCGTGCGTCGGCTTCAGGACGAGCGCGCGCGTCTCTGCAACCACAAGGTGCATCTGGAAGCCATGGGCCTCGGCCCCGACGAGGTGAAACGGGCGATCGACCCGCTACAGTCGTTTCACGAGCAACTCGCCGAAGAGGTCGAGAGTTACGAGCGTTTGAGGCGCGGCGACATCGCCGAGACGATGAATCTGCATGGGCTTGGGCAAGCACTCGTGGCTTTGCGCATCGCCCGGGGACTCACGCAGCGAGAGCTTGCATCGCGGCTCGGCGTGCATGAATCGCAGGTCTCCCGCGACGAGCGCAACGAGTACCACAACATCACGGTGGCCCGCGCAAGCCGTATTCTCGACGTACTCGGCGTTCGCATGCGGGGTCTGTTCGAGCAGCCGCTCGCGCCGCAACCGACGCTCGGGGGACCGCCTATCGTCGGTTGA
- the argH gene encoding argininosuccinate lyase, whose product MTLWKGRIGGRLDASMEALNRSLPVDIRLLPEDVATNRAWIGELERLGVLTTAEREALDRELTNILREFEAFAFDPDTMPDEDVHSLIERLLTERVGDAGARVHSGRSRNDQVATDFRLFLRDACAQTAARIRDLAGLVLNLAERHTETVMPGYTHLQAALPITLGFDLCSFAAELARDRSRFVDAIARADECPLGSGALAGSGLAVDRHALAKALGFARPTINAQDGVSSRDAALEFLHAATTCAVHLSRRAEDGVIRASAEFGHYRAGDSVSTGSSMMPQKRNPDGLELVRAKAATIIGRATGFAAILKGLPHAYGKDLQDDKATVFEVFDTLLLCLDVTGAHLRDAVWRVERLAASIPAECAATDFADALVEGGTPFRRAHEIVAGFIRELEESGRRLADVPPEDIAARLGIPIAVSRWTPRASIERRSVAGGTAPDAVREQVRVLRGEFGLG is encoded by the coding sequence ATGACCCTGTGGAAGGGCCGCATCGGCGGCCGTCTCGATGCGTCGATGGAGGCGCTCAATCGCAGCCTGCCCGTGGACATCCGCCTGTTGCCCGAGGACGTGGCGACCAACCGCGCGTGGATCGGCGAACTCGAACGCCTGGGCGTGCTGACCACGGCGGAGCGCGAGGCGCTCGACCGCGAGCTGACGAACATCCTGCGCGAGTTCGAGGCCTTCGCGTTCGATCCCGACACGATGCCCGACGAAGACGTGCACAGCCTGATCGAACGCCTGCTCACCGAGCGCGTGGGCGACGCCGGCGCGCGCGTGCACAGTGGACGCAGCCGCAACGACCAGGTGGCGACCGACTTCCGCCTCTTTCTGCGCGACGCGTGCGCGCAAACCGCAGCGCGCATCCGCGACCTCGCCGGGCTCGTGCTCAATCTCGCCGAGCGGCACACGGAAACCGTCATGCCCGGCTACACGCACCTTCAAGCCGCGTTGCCGATCACGCTGGGGTTCGATCTGTGTTCCTTCGCGGCGGAACTCGCGCGCGACCGCAGCCGCTTTGTGGACGCCATCGCACGAGCCGACGAGTGCCCGCTGGGGTCGGGCGCGCTCGCGGGCTCGGGTCTCGCGGTCGATCGCCACGCGCTCGCCAAGGCGCTGGGCTTCGCGCGGCCGACGATCAACGCGCAGGACGGCGTGTCGAGCCGCGACGCGGCGCTGGAATTTCTGCACGCGGCGACCACCTGCGCGGTGCATCTGTCGCGTCGCGCCGAGGACGGCGTGATCCGCGCGTCCGCCGAGTTCGGCCACTACCGCGCGGGGGATTCGGTCAGCACGGGCAGCTCGATGATGCCCCAGAAACGCAATCCCGACGGGCTCGAACTCGTGCGCGCCAAGGCCGCGACGATCATCGGACGCGCGACCGGATTCGCCGCGATCCTCAAGGGCCTGCCCCACGCCTACGGCAAGGATCTGCAGGACGACAAGGCCACGGTCTTCGAGGTCTTCGACACGCTCCTGCTGTGCCTCGACGTGACGGGCGCGCATCTGCGCGACGCCGTGTGGCGGGTCGAGCGTCTCGCCGCGTCGATTCCCGCCGAGTGCGCCGCGACGGATTTCGCCGACGCGCTGGTGGAGGGCGGCACGCCATTTCGCCGTGCGCACGAGATCGTCGCCGGATTCATCCGCGAACTCGAGGAATCGGGCCGCCGCCTCGCCGATGTGCCGCCCGAAGACATCGCCGCTCGCCTCGGCATTCCCATCGCCGTCTCCCGATGGACGCCGCGTGCGTCGATCGAACGCCGAAGCGTGGCTGGCGGCACCGCGCCGGACGCCGTGCGGGAACAAGTGAGGGTACTGCGTGGTGAGTTTGGGCTGGGGTGA